AAAGCATGAAGGATGTAGGGTCAAGCCCTTTCATACTTTATACTTTATACTTCATCCTTTGCGATGGCTCTGCCAGTCTTGGGCAACGAGATTGATGCCGTAGAAGCGCTGCCAAAAGGCATCTACAACCCTTGTTGGCAAAACTTTAGTCATCATAAACAAAAGGAATTTACCCCCACTAGCTGCAATGTAGCGGGGACGGGAGTTGCGGTCTGACAAAGCTTGCACAATTACCTCTGCAACTCGCTCAGAAGACCAAGCTCGACTACTAGTGTGTTGTTCAAGTTCTTTTAATTTCTCAAAAGCAGCGCGGTAGGGTGTATGTTCAGGCGTCGCTACGGTTTCCTCAACCGCTTGGGCAGCAACGACAAAAAAATCAGTGCTTACCGGACCTGGCTCAATTACGCTAACTTTAATGTTGAATGGGGCAAGTTCCATGCGGAGGGCATCGCTGAGTCCTTCTAAGGCAAATTTAGAAGCGCTATATAAACCTCCAAAGGGAAATGCCATCCGTCCTCCCAAGGAACTGATATTAATAATTCTGCCGC
This window of the Chroococcidiopsis sp. CCMEE 29 genome carries:
- a CDS encoding SDR family oxidoreductase, with the translated sequence MPSLSKQVILITGASAGIGAALAKILAERFMGIQLVLAARNVEKLETVATLCRKAGAEVLVVPTDLENIEQIEALAKAAIAHFGRVDALVNNAGYGQMGPLELLPAIAAQRQFQINLLGPLALIRTLVPLMRDQGGGRIINISSLGGRMAFPFGGLYSASKFALEGLSDALRMELAPFNIKVSVIEPGPVSTDFFVVAAQAVEETVATPEHTPYRAAFEKLKELEQHTSSRAWSSERVAEVIVQALSDRNSRPRYIAASGGKFLLFMMTKVLPTRVVDAFWQRFYGINLVAQDWQSHRKG